The proteins below are encoded in one region of Ostrinia nubilalis chromosome 3, ilOstNubi1.1, whole genome shotgun sequence:
- the LOC135087972 gene encoding transcription elongation factor S-II, whose translation MSVEEDVMKIQKKLTKMISDDGTGQEEALELLKALQTMAINLDVLTKTRIGMTVNAIRKSSKDEEVISLCKTLIKNWKKFLSTPNTPSKDNGSSSKSKKDGKDKEKKDDKEKDKKLPASFPPQSNTTDAVRLKCRELLTQALKVDGENPSSCATPEELAEELEECIYMEFKNTDMRYKNRVRSRVANLKDPKNPTLRTNYLNGVVAASRLAKMTPEEMASDEMKKLREKFIKEAIDDAQLATVQGTKTDMLKCGKCKKKNCTYNQLQTRSSDEPMTTFVLCNECGNRWKFC comes from the exons ATGAGCGTCGAAGAagatgtaatgaaaatacaAAAGAAATTGACAAAAATGATATCGGATGACGGCACG gGCCAAGAAGAAGCTCTTGAACTTTTGAAGGCTCTACAGACTATGGCAATCAATTTGGACGTGTTGACCAAAACGAGAATTGGAATGACTGTGAATGCTATTCGCAAGTCTAGCAAGGATGAGGAGGTAATTTCTTTATGTAAAACTCTGATAAAGAACTGGAAAAAGTTTCTTTCAACACCAAACACTCCATCCAAGGACAATGGAAGCTCATCTAAATCAAAAAAAGATGGCAAAGACAAGGAAAAGAAGGATGATAAGGAGAAAGATAAAAAGTTACCAGCTTCCTTTCCACCTCAATCCAATACAACTGATGCTGTACGACTGAAATGCCGTGAACTGTTGACACAGGCCTTAAaggttgatggtgaaaacccTAGCTCTTGTGCCACTCCTGAAGAACTTGCTGAAGAATTGGAAGAATGCATTTACATGGAGTTTAAAAACACTGACATGAGATACAAAAATAGAGTGCGATCTCGAGTTGCTAACTTGAAGGACCCTAAAAATCCTACTTTAAGAACAAATTACTTAAATGGTGTTGTTGCAGCCTCTAGACTCGCTAAGATGACTCCTGAAGAGATGGCAAGTGATGAGATGAAGAAACTCAGAGAGAAGTTTATCAAAGAGGCGATCGATGATGCTCAACTGGCTACTGTCCAGGGAACTAAAACTGACATGCTCAAGTGTGGCAAATGCAAAAAGAAGAACTGCACCTACAATCAACTCCAGACCAGAAGTTCTGATGAACCTATGACCACTTTTGTCCTCTGCAATGAATGCGGAAACCGTTGGAAGTTCTGTTAA